Proteins found in one Mangifera indica cultivar Alphonso chromosome 15, CATAS_Mindica_2.1, whole genome shotgun sequence genomic segment:
- the LOC123198419 gene encoding uncharacterized Rho GTPase-activating protein At5g61530-like encodes MPSIVSPQWQEKANGFFSSSGVKLKQAGQSAGTLVGEVAKDAKGNVADVAERVGSMVKSRWALLQQPSTRHAVQERLITAAATTGMFLRRGFSETKDKVSVGKTKVEEAAKKTAQKSKTILTDIERRQKGFASTDVFGVPIDVTIQRQQYVKPVPYILVKCADYLILSGLNSQYLFKAEGDKKVIQQLVSTYNQEYNASLPEGVNPIDVAALVKYYLASLPEPLATFELYNDIKGACSSIHAMQNILKKLPSVNYMTLEYITALLLHVSQKSLFNKMDPRSLAMEMAPVIMWQKDQKPESYRHYWSHPPRSPLKKNREATPDYSAWDMLADESEVMDPSSPIPLDDGTPVDFGAIEVVQCLIEQHNAIFTDANETVWS; translated from the exons ATGCCATCAATCGTCTCTCCACAGTGGCAAGAGAAGGCTAATGGTTTCTTTTCTTCATCAG GGGTGAAGCTTAAACAGGCTGGGCAATCAGCAGGAACATTAGTTGGGGAAGTTGCAAAGGATGCTAAAGGTAATGTTGCTGATGTGGCTGAACGAGTTGGCTCAATGGTCAAAAGCCGATGGGCACTTCTTCAACAGCCATCAACCAGACATGCTGTTCAGGAGCGTCTTATAACTGCTGCTGCTACAACTGGTATGTTTTTGAGAAGAGGTTTCTCAGAAACAAAAGACAAGGTTTCTGTTGGGAAGACGAAAGTTGAAGAG GCTGCTAAAAAAACTGCACAAAAAAGCAAGACTATTTTGACTGATATTGAACGTAGGCAGAAG GGATTTGCAAGCACTGATG TATTTGGAGTCCCGATTGATGTTACCATACAGCGTCAACAATATGTCAAGCCTGTTCCGTATATTTTGGTCAAATGTGCTGATTACCTCATATTATCAG GACTGAACTCACAGTACTTGTTTAAAGCTGAGGGGGATAAAAAGGTCATTCAGCAGCTGGTTTCTACCTACAATCAAG AGTACAATGCTTCACTGCCTGAAGGTGTAAATCCAATTGATGTGGCAGCTCTAGTAAAATACTACCTTGCAAGTCTTCCTGAGCCACTGGCAACTTTTGAACTTTATAACGACATCAAAGGTGCTTGTTCTAGCATACATGCTATGCAAAACATATTGAAGAAACTTCCCAGTGTAAACTACATGACGCTAGAGTATATTACTGCACTACTGCTCCATGTTAGTCAGAAATCTCTTTTTAACAAG ATGGATCCTCGTAGTCTTGCCATGGAAATGGCCCCTGTTATTATGTGGCAAAAGGATCAGAAACCAGAATCCTATAGGCATTATTGGAGTCATCCACCTAGAAGTCCCTTAAAGAAGAACAGGGAGGCAACACCCGATTACAGTGCTTGGGACATGCTTGCTG ATGAGAGTGAAGTTATGGATCCATCCTCTCCCATTCCTTTGGATGATGGCACACCTGTTGACTTTGGCGCTATCGAGGTTGTTCAGTGCCTGATAGAACAGCACAATGCAATCTTCACAGATGCAAATGAGACTGTTTGGAGTTGA